From a single Miscanthus floridulus cultivar M001 chromosome 8, ASM1932011v1, whole genome shotgun sequence genomic region:
- the LOC136469403 gene encoding EPIDERMAL PATTERNING FACTOR-like protein 3, translated as MRRPAAAAPLALLLLLAFALLGAGGLLLLLHQVQTTSCGGLPTKATKTRQLLPPHPAQGRRRLGGGAGAEEKARLGSRPPSCRGKCNECSPCAAVQVPALATTTLSNYKPMGWKCQCRDRLYQP; from the coding sequence ATGAGgaggccagcagcagcagcgccgctgGCGCTCCTCTTGTTGCTTGCCTTTGCCCTTCTCGGCGCCGGCGGCTTATTGCTTCTTCTTCATCAGGTCCAAACCACCAGCTGCGGCGGCCTCCCAACAAAGGCAACAAAGACAAGGCAgcttcttcctcctcatcctgcgcaggggcggcggcggctgggcggCGGCGCCGGGGCGGAGGAGAAGGCGCGGCTAGGGTCCAGGCCGCCGAGCTGCCGCGGCAAGTGCAACGAGTGCAGCCCCTGCGCGGCCGTGCAGGTGCCCGCTCTGGCTACCACCACGCTCTCCAACTACAAGCCCATGGGGTGGAAGTGCCAGTGCCGCGACCGCCTCTACCAGCCCTGA